One segment of Cottoperca gobio chromosome 24, fCotGob3.1, whole genome shotgun sequence DNA contains the following:
- the LOC115003947 gene encoding trace amine-associated receptor 1-like: MESEVTVKGTFTVNEIHPCYDNTSYVFTSNPSIPCVLVYIFLGLLSVTTICGNLLVIISIIYFKQLHTPTNYLIFSLAVADLLVGVLVFPFSMTFTVSSCLYHEDLLYRYYAVCQPLTYRTKMNVHVTVVMIVVSWGVSALIGIGIIIAGFSQGACEVMCSVDVVMANTMGPVLSFYLPAIIMLCIYLKIFLVAKKQVNNIQNTICQSTKSGATASRMERKATKTLAIVMGVFLLCLTPYFLYIIFQPLIYNPPPVSVIETLNWLTLSNSMLNPFIYAFFYSWFKSAFKMIISGKIFQEEAVTGDQTGGDEGVDEGFCSYGAEGWTETGDVFKMEGSLELLE; encoded by the exons ATGGAATCAGAAGTGACCGTCAAAGGAACTTTCACTGTTAATGAAATACATCCCTGCTATGATAATACAAGTTATGTCTTTACAAGCAACCCTTCCATTCCATGTGTATTAGTATATATTTTCCTTGGTTTATTATCTGTCACCACAATATGTGGAAACCTCCTTGTAATAATCTCCATCATTTACTTCAAACAGCTCCACACCCCTACAAACTACCTTATTTTCTCTCTGGCTGTAGCTGACCTCCTCGTAGGagttttagtttttcctttCAGCATGACATTCACTGTGAGCTCTTGTCTGTATCATGAAGATTTATTAT ACAGATATTATGCTGTTTGTCAGCCTCTGACATATAGAACTAAAATGAATGTTCATGTTACTGTGGTCATGATCGTGGTGAGCTGGGGGGTTTCTGCTTTAATTGGAATTGGCATCATAATTGCGGGATTCAGCCAAGGAGCATGTGAAGTAATGTGCTCAGTTGATGTTGTAATGGCAAATACTATGGGACCTGTTCTCTCATTTTACCTCCCAGCCATCATAATGCTCTGTATCTACCTGAAGATTTTTCTTGTTGCTAAGAAACAGGTAAATAACATCCAGAACACAATTTGTCAGAGCACAAAGTCTGGAGCAACTGCCAGTAGGATGGAGAGAAAAGCGACTAAAACTCTGGCTATAGTTATgggagtttttcttttatgtttgactccttattttctttatattatctTTCAGCCTTTAATTTATAATCCCCCACCAGTTTCAGTAATTGAAACACTCAACTGGCTTACACTGTCAAATTCAATGCTGAATCCATTTATTTATGCTTTCTTTTACAGCTGGTTCAAATCAGCTttcaaaatgataatttcagGGAAAATATTTCAAG AGGAGGCTGTTACAGGAGACCAGACGGGAGGTGATGAAGGCGTGGATGAGGGTTTCTGCAGCTATGGAGCAGAGGGCTGGACGGAGACGGGCGATGTTTTTAAGATGGAAGGCAGTCTTGAGCTGCTTGAGTGA